In one window of Brassica napus cultivar Da-Ae unplaced genomic scaffold, Da-Ae ScsIHWf_2869;HRSCAF=3653, whole genome shotgun sequence DNA:
- the LOC106454741 gene encoding transcription repressor OFP15-like, translating into MKIPFVNKNHSSFSCSSNSVSSSTNSTSWAWPSCHQNPKTISFRATITFTNPIHEQEDDEVDPPEIKESIESVIKGLRSSERLIFEIKGESNSILEEATTKRVQEEIEEEAEEEEEGFMLLSLESNDPYSDFKRSMEEMVEAHSLHHDWRSLEQLLVQFLKVNAKTSHRYIFAAFVDLLLNLPPNANEPIRNNIANDDVDGISASCAAAGEASTSYCTSIGLGESPLSPLSFYTSCSSSSSSDETSSTSVRFLPLSSLLEMDEKTKDILV; encoded by the coding sequence atgaaaatcccATTTGTAAACAAGAACCACTCTTCGTTTTCGTGTTCTTCAAATTCAGTTTCATCATCAACAAATTCCACTTCATGGGCATGGCCTTCTTGtcatcaaaaccctaaaactataTCTTTCAGAGCCACCATCACTTTCACCAACCCTATCCACGAGCAAGAAGACGATGAGGTTGACCCACCTGAGATCAAAGAGTCGATAGAGAGTGTGATAAAAGGTCTTAGATCTTCAGAGAGACTTATCTTCGAAATCAAAGGAGAATCCAACTCTATACTCGAAGAAGCTACAACTAAGCGAGTACAAGAAGaaatagaagaagaagcagaggaggaggaagaaggctTCATGCTCTTGTCCTTGGAATCAAACGACCCTTACTCAGACTTCAAGAGATCCATGGAGGAGATGGTTGAGGCACACTCGCTTCACCACGACTGGAGAAGCCTCGAGCAGCTTCTTGTCCAGTTCTTGAAAGTCAACGCCAAGACCAGCCATCGATACATCTTCGCCGCTTTTGTCGATCTACTCTTGAACTTACCACCAAACGCGAATGAACCCATCAGAAACAACATTGCCAACGACGACGTGGACGGCATTTCTGCATCATGCGCCGCCGCCGGAGAGGCAAGCACTTCTTATTGTACCAGTATAGGTCTTGGAGAATCTCCGTTATCTCCTCTGTCGTTCTACACGTCgtgttcttcgtcttcttcctccgACGAGACTTCATCCACGTCCGTACGATTCTTACCGTTGTCTTCGTTGTTAGAGATGGATGAGAAAACTAAAGACATTTTGGTTTAG